A single Salmo salar chromosome ssa19, Ssal_v3.1, whole genome shotgun sequence DNA region contains:
- the tdrkh gene encoding tudor and KH domain-containing protein isoform X1, whose protein sequence is MRRFGTGKIFAERSNDERRCFYFDQLKDQPRREPVEWSLSLGTRRVMEAVREGPKSTLSSGKVVALAAGLSVGATVGYIVYRQIKSTSPPLANTESRMSVPLEVYRNITKYQASFLDLVMQKSSARVRVLSESSQAGEGEQSYQNSVCFLLQGSPQQVLLARCALENLATDWETTTDVMEVPQTAFGRIIGRGGESLKLITRTTGARVVCPRERGRGLEKGKVSVTGTRLEVRQAKELILEKVFEDEAVRRRITQSSALRQKRRPFEPQGQRSEELKLEEAPRPLWMEEGGIVHANGVQTAVGALAQARGEAVQLATEAREEDDLLSPDSLSDVSKFEIPSPDLSFQPDEHLEVYVSASENPHHFWIQILGVRSLQLDKLTAEMSRFYNNGTLQEQRVETIVVGDIVAAPYRDYGTWNRARVLGMIGSGLVDLYYVDFGDNGELPRDSLRSMRSDFLSLPFQAIECSLAGVNPVGEVWSDQALDDFERLTYVAEWRPLLAKLCSYTHSEVSSWPSVQLYDNTEGKAVDLGGEMVSLGHAVPSQVNGNGSGDRDDPGTLQRMLDDVTGATSELSLSCISLSEVASISGSVDDVLEDEFV, encoded by the exons ATGCGTCGATTTGGAACGGGGAAGATTTTTGCAGAGCGGTCAAACGACGAGAGAAGGTGTTTTT ATTTTGACCAGCTGAAGGACCAACCCCGCAGAGAGCCAGTAGA GTGGAGTCTCTCCCTGGGCACGCGGCGTGTGATGGAGGCAGTGAGGGAGGGGCCTAAGAGCACCCTGAGCTCTGGTAAAGTTGTGGCTCTGGCAGCGGGGCTCTCTGTAGGAGCGACGGTGGGATACATCGTCTACCGACAAATCAAAAGCACCAGCC ctCCGCTGGCTAACACCGAGTCCAGGATGTCAGTACCTCTGGAGGTGTACAGGAACATTACCAAGTACCAAGCCTCCTTCCTGGACCTG GTGATGCAGAAGTCCAGTGCCCGCGTGAGGGTGCTCTCTGAGTCTTCGCAGGCAGGGGAGGGGGAGCAAAGTTACCAGAATTCAGTGTGTTTCCTGCTGCAGGGCTCACCTCAGCAGGTGCTGCTGGCCAGGTGTGCCCTGGAGAACCTGGCCACAGACTGGGAGACCACCACTGACGTCATGGAGGTGCCCCAGACCGCCTTCGGACGCATCATAG GTCGTGGAGGGGAGTCTCTGAAGCTCATtaccaggacaacaggagcaaGAGTCGTATGTCCCAGGGAGAGGGGGCGGGGCCTAGAGAAGGGCAAGGTGTCTGTCACAGGGACGAGACTGGAGGTCAGACAGGCCAAG GAGCTCATCCTAGAGAAGGTATTTGAGGATGAGGCTGTAAGGAGGAGGATTACCCAGTCCTCGGCCCTGCGCCAGAAACGAAGACCCTTTGAGCCccagggtcagaggtcagag GAGCTGAAGCTGGAGGAGGCTCCACGACCtctctggatggaggaagggggGATAGTCCATGCTAATGGTGTCCAGACCGCAGTGGGAGCCCTTGCCCAGGCTAGAGGAGAGGCGGTACAGCTGGCTACAGAGGCACGAGAGGAGGATGATCTTCTGTCGCCTGACTCTCTATCAGATGTTTCTAAGTTTGAAA TCCCCAGTCCAGACCTGAGCTTCCAGCCAGATGAGCACCTGGAGGTGTATGTATCAGCGTCAGAGAACCCCCACCACTTCTGGATCCAGATCCTGGGGGTCCGCTCCCTCCAGCTGGACAAACTTACTGCCGAGATGAGCCGCTTCTACAACAACGGCACCCTGCAG GAGCAGCGAGTGGAGACCATCGTGGTGGGGGACATCGTGGCAGCTCCGTACCGGGACTATGGCACCTGGAACAGGGCCAGGGTCCTGGGGATGATTGGCTCTGGActggtggacctctactatgtcgACTTTGGGGACAATGGAGAACTACCCAGGGATAGTCTCCGGAGTATGAG AAGTGACTTTCTCAGCCTACCATTCCAGGCCATTGAGTGCAGCTTAGCTGGAGTCAACCCGGTAGGTGAGGTGTGGAGCGACCAAGCCCTGGACGACTTTGAGCGCCTGACGTATGTTGCCGAGTGGAGACCCCTGCTGGCCAAACTGTGCAGTTACACCCACTCTGAGGTCTCCTCTTGGCCAAGTGTACAGCTCTACGACAACACCGAGGGCAAG GCTGTAGATCTAGGAGGGGAGATGGTGAGTCTGGGCCATGCTGTACCTAGCCAGGTTAATGGGAACGGGAGTGGCGACAGGGACGACCCAGGAACACTACAGAGGATGCTG
- the tdrkh gene encoding tudor and KH domain-containing protein isoform X2: MDVGNLGISQSQVFLNYSPRAILSQWSLSLGTRRVMEAVREGPKSTLSSGKVVALAAGLSVGATVGYIVYRQIKSTSPPLANTESRMSVPLEVYRNITKYQASFLDLVMQKSSARVRVLSESSQAGEGEQSYQNSVCFLLQGSPQQVLLARCALENLATDWETTTDVMEVPQTAFGRIIGRGGESLKLITRTTGARVVCPRERGRGLEKGKVSVTGTRLEVRQAKELILEKVFEDEAVRRRITQSSALRQKRRPFEPQGQRSEELKLEEAPRPLWMEEGGIVHANGVQTAVGALAQARGEAVQLATEAREEDDLLSPDSLSDVSKFEIPSPDLSFQPDEHLEVYVSASENPHHFWIQILGVRSLQLDKLTAEMSRFYNNGTLQEQRVETIVVGDIVAAPYRDYGTWNRARVLGMIGSGLVDLYYVDFGDNGELPRDSLRSMRSDFLSLPFQAIECSLAGVNPVGEVWSDQALDDFERLTYVAEWRPLLAKLCSYTHSEVSSWPSVQLYDNTEGKAVDLGGEMVSLGHAVPSQVNGNGSGDRDDPGTLQRMLDDVTGATSELSLSCISLSEVASISGSVDDVLEDEFV, encoded by the exons ATGGACGTGGGGAACCTGGGGATCTCTCAGTCCCAGGTGTTTCTGAACTACAGCCCGCGGGCCATCCTGTCACA GTGGAGTCTCTCCCTGGGCACGCGGCGTGTGATGGAGGCAGTGAGGGAGGGGCCTAAGAGCACCCTGAGCTCTGGTAAAGTTGTGGCTCTGGCAGCGGGGCTCTCTGTAGGAGCGACGGTGGGATACATCGTCTACCGACAAATCAAAAGCACCAGCC ctCCGCTGGCTAACACCGAGTCCAGGATGTCAGTACCTCTGGAGGTGTACAGGAACATTACCAAGTACCAAGCCTCCTTCCTGGACCTG GTGATGCAGAAGTCCAGTGCCCGCGTGAGGGTGCTCTCTGAGTCTTCGCAGGCAGGGGAGGGGGAGCAAAGTTACCAGAATTCAGTGTGTTTCCTGCTGCAGGGCTCACCTCAGCAGGTGCTGCTGGCCAGGTGTGCCCTGGAGAACCTGGCCACAGACTGGGAGACCACCACTGACGTCATGGAGGTGCCCCAGACCGCCTTCGGACGCATCATAG GTCGTGGAGGGGAGTCTCTGAAGCTCATtaccaggacaacaggagcaaGAGTCGTATGTCCCAGGGAGAGGGGGCGGGGCCTAGAGAAGGGCAAGGTGTCTGTCACAGGGACGAGACTGGAGGTCAGACAGGCCAAG GAGCTCATCCTAGAGAAGGTATTTGAGGATGAGGCTGTAAGGAGGAGGATTACCCAGTCCTCGGCCCTGCGCCAGAAACGAAGACCCTTTGAGCCccagggtcagaggtcagag GAGCTGAAGCTGGAGGAGGCTCCACGACCtctctggatggaggaagggggGATAGTCCATGCTAATGGTGTCCAGACCGCAGTGGGAGCCCTTGCCCAGGCTAGAGGAGAGGCGGTACAGCTGGCTACAGAGGCACGAGAGGAGGATGATCTTCTGTCGCCTGACTCTCTATCAGATGTTTCTAAGTTTGAAA TCCCCAGTCCAGACCTGAGCTTCCAGCCAGATGAGCACCTGGAGGTGTATGTATCAGCGTCAGAGAACCCCCACCACTTCTGGATCCAGATCCTGGGGGTCCGCTCCCTCCAGCTGGACAAACTTACTGCCGAGATGAGCCGCTTCTACAACAACGGCACCCTGCAG GAGCAGCGAGTGGAGACCATCGTGGTGGGGGACATCGTGGCAGCTCCGTACCGGGACTATGGCACCTGGAACAGGGCCAGGGTCCTGGGGATGATTGGCTCTGGActggtggacctctactatgtcgACTTTGGGGACAATGGAGAACTACCCAGGGATAGTCTCCGGAGTATGAG AAGTGACTTTCTCAGCCTACCATTCCAGGCCATTGAGTGCAGCTTAGCTGGAGTCAACCCGGTAGGTGAGGTGTGGAGCGACCAAGCCCTGGACGACTTTGAGCGCCTGACGTATGTTGCCGAGTGGAGACCCCTGCTGGCCAAACTGTGCAGTTACACCCACTCTGAGGTCTCCTCTTGGCCAAGTGTACAGCTCTACGACAACACCGAGGGCAAG GCTGTAGATCTAGGAGGGGAGATGGTGAGTCTGGGCCATGCTGTACCTAGCCAGGTTAATGGGAACGGGAGTGGCGACAGGGACGACCCAGGAACACTACAGAGGATGCTG